The following coding sequences lie in one Frankiaceae bacterium genomic window:
- the rpsQ gene encoding 30S ribosomal protein S17 — protein sequence MGENDVTEARGFRKVREGLVVSDKMDKTVVVAVEDRVQHPLYGKTMRRTSRLKAHDEQNTCGVGDRVKLMETRPLSASKRWRVVEILEKAK from the coding sequence ATGGGAGAGAACGACGTGACCGAGGCCCGTGGCTTCCGCAAGGTCCGTGAGGGCCTTGTCGTGAGCGACAAGATGGACAAGACCGTGGTCGTCGCCGTGGAGGACAGGGTCCAGCACCCGCTCTACGGCAAGACCATGCGGCGTACGAGCCGGCTCAAGGCGCACGACGAGCAGAACACCTGCGGCGTCGGCGACCGGGTCAAGCTCATGGAGACCCGACCGCTGTCGGCCAGCAAGCGCTGGCGCGTGGTGGAGATCCTGGAGAAGGCGAAGTGA
- the rpmC gene encoding 50S ribosomal protein L29 — MADASELRGLSDDELVTRLRESKEELFNLRFQNATGQLDNNRRLQTVRREIARIYTVMRERELASLSGGAA, encoded by the coding sequence ATGGCCGACGCCAGCGAGCTCCGCGGGCTGAGTGACGACGAGCTCGTCACCCGCCTGCGCGAGTCGAAGGAAGAGCTGTTCAACCTGCGTTTCCAGAACGCGACCGGACAGCTGGACAACAACCGGCGGCTGCAGACCGTCCGCCGGGAGATCGCGCGCATCTACACCGTGATGCGTGAGCGCGAGCTCGCGTCGCTGTCCGGCGGTGCGGCGTAA